A stretch of Aedes aegypti strain LVP_AGWG chromosome 2, AaegL5.0 Primary Assembly, whole genome shotgun sequence DNA encodes these proteins:
- the LOC5564938 gene encoding sodium/hydrogen exchanger 8 — MTQSLKDTMKSGFIYFLLICGFLFTTFYNVASEVELPAGLSSVGPPAKEPDVNLSTVIPSEPQQKKDDSVKELPKNATTTMSPEKNAVEQEHYSSMSIFFVLCVIALGILLIHMMLQTGFQYLPESIVVVFLGALIGLILNNSSVKNIANWEREEVFSPTAFFLVLLPPIIFESGYNLHKGNFFQNIGSILVFAIIGTTISALVIGSGVYLLGLAEVAYRLNFVESFAFGSLISAVDPVATVAIFHALDVDPILNMLVFGESILNDAISIVLTTTVMPMVSGSGGPEGTGESIISALNTFCLMFFASAGIGVVFALMGALLLKHVDLRKHPSLEFGLMLVFTYAPYVLAEGIHLSGIMAILFCGIVMSHYTHFNLSTVTQITMQQTMRTLAFVAETCVFAYLGLAIFSFKHRCELSFVIWAIILCLIGRACNIFPLAWLVNRFREHKITNKMAFIMWFSGLRGAISYALSLHLQFSSEETRHVVITTTLIIVLFTTLFFGGSTMPLMKYLSGGKKSRKSIRSSRLGRKKKEKVLSLSKTREWGQAIDSEHLSELTEEEEVSFTQSKLVGFARLDRKYFTPFFTRRFTHQELHDCKSQMADLTNKWYQAIRISPDDLDEEDEEDEDVVSVAASDRSTNGLVDNGGRSTRGKGQSNATTASAGAPSRAKS; from the exons ATGACTCAGAGCCTCAAGGACACAATGAAGTCCGGATTTATCTATTTTCTGCTGATCTGTGGATTTCTTTTCACCACATTCTACAACGTTGCATCAGAGGTGGAACTTCCCGCTGGTCTGTCGTCTGTGGGACCCCCGGCAAAGGAACCAGATGTTAACTTGAGCACCGTCATTCCTTCGGAACCGCAACAGAAAAAGGACGATTCGGTGAAGGAACTGCCGAAGAATGCCACGACAACAATGTCCCCGGAAAAGAACGCCGTCGAGCAGGAACACTACAGCTCGATGTCGATATTCTTCGTGCTGTGCGTGATTGCGCTGGGGATTCTTCTGATCCACATGATGCTGCAGACCGGATTCCAGTATCTTCCGGAGAGTATCGTAGTGGTGTTCTTGGGCGCCCTGATAGGGCTAATCCTGAACAATTCCTCCGTGAAGAATATTGCTAACTGGGAGCGGGAGGAGGTGTTCTCACCTACGGCATTCTTTCTGGTCTTGTTGCCGCCGATTATCTTCGAGTCCGGTTACAATCTGCACAAGGGTAACTTTTTCCAGAACATCGGCTCGATTCTGGTGTTTGCCATCATTGGCACGACCATCTCTGCGCTGGTCATCGGCTCCGGAGTGTACCTTCTCGGCCTGGCGGAAGTAGCCTACCGGTTGAACTTCGTCGAATCGTTTGCCTTTGGATCACTCATTTCAGCCGTAGATCCAGTGGCCACAGTTGCCATATTCCACGCCCTGGATGTAGACCCGATACTAAACATGCTGGTCTTCGGGGAGAGCATCCTCAACGATGCCATCTCCATTGTCCTGACAACGACGGTGATGCCGATGGTTTCCGGTTCCGGTGGCCCGGAAGGAACCGGAGAGTCGATCATCTCCGCGCTGAACACGTTCTGTTTGATGTTCTTCGCGTCGGCCGGAATTGGAGTGGTGTTTGCGCTGATGGGCGCCCTGCTGCTCAAACACGTGGACCTGCGGAAGCATCCCTCGCTGGAGTTTGGGCTGATGTTGGTGTTCACGTATGCGCCCTATGTGCTGGCCGAGGGCATTCATTTGTCAG GCATCATGGCAATCCTCTTCTGCGGCATCGTAATGTCCCACTACACCCATTTCAACCTGTCCACGGTTACTCAGATCACGATGCAGCAGACGATGCGAACGTTGGCCTTTGTGGCGGAAACCTGCGTCTTTGCCTATCTGGGACTGGCAATCTTCTCGTTCAAGCATCGCTGCGAGCTTTCGTTCGTCATCTGGGCAATCATTCTCTGTCTAATTGGCCGGGCGTGCAACATTTTCCCCCTGGCGTGGTTGGTTAATCGATTCCGAGAGCACAAGATCACCAACAAGATGGCTTTCATCATGTGGTTTTCGGGCCTGCGGGGCGCAATTTCCTATGCACTTTCGTTGCACTTGCAGTTCTCGAGCGAGGAAACGAGACATGTCGTCATTACGACCACGTTGATTATCGTGCTCTTTACGACACTGTTCTTCGGGGGATCGACCATGCCTCTGATGAAGTATCTGTCCGGGGGGAAGAAGAGCCGCAAGAGCATCCGAAGCAGCCGGCTCGGAaggaagaagaaggagaaggtACTGTCCCTGAGTAAGACACGTGAGTGGGGCCAAGCCATCGACTCGGAACATTTGTCCGAACTGACCGAAGAGGAGGAGGTGAGCTTCACGCAGTCCAAGCTGGTCGGATTCGCGCGGTTGGATAGGAAGTATTTCACGCCGTTCTTCACCAGGAGGTTCACGCATCAG GAATTGCACGACTGCAAGAGCCAAATGGCCGACCTGACGAACAAGTGGTACCAAGCGATTCGAATATCGCCGGACGATCTGGACGAGGAGGACGAAGAGGATGAAGATGTAGTATCGGTTGCCGCATCCGATCGTTCGACGAACGGTTTGGTCGATAATGGCGGTCGTTCCACCCGCGGAAAGGGCCAGAGCAATGCTACAACGGCATCGGCTGGCGCTCCCAGTCGGGCAAAGTCCTGA